TATTCCCAACCTCAGTCGCATCAAAACTCCCCGAGTTGAATGCGTTGAGTGGGGGGACATCGTAGTTAAACTGGTTCTGCAGATTCGCCTGATCCACAAAAGGGAGCAGGTGGGCATGAGCCGACCAGACATACGGATATCCCAGACCGCCGGGCGGGAAAACCCGATGTGTCGATTCATAGTTATGCAGTGCCAGACCCAGCTGTTTAAGGTTATTCTTACACTGACTCCGCCGTGCTGCTTCGCGCGCCTGTTGAACGGCAGGCAGCAGTAGAGCAATCAGAATGGCGATGATGGCGATGACCACCAAAAGTTCGATCAAGGTGAAGCCGCGCACGCGTTTTGCGCAGCACTCTTTGGTTGGTTTCATTTTGAAACTCCGGAAAATAAATGGAAATGTGCGCAGGCTGACCTAAGGTCGGTCTGCAGAATGCATCTGGAATGAAGATTCAGAGGCAGCACATCTCCGGAGGGGGAGTTTCAGGCGCGAGACAATCTTCGGGAAGAACACGGGAAACCTGTGGACAGCAGAATTCCAGGGGAGTGGAACTGAGAATCAAAGTCGGCTGAGCGGGGAGGCGAGGATCATCATTGACCAGCAAACCAGGTACCGGGCCGTGACTACAACCACAGGCCGAAACCAGGGCCGTTTTGGATGCTTGATCTGTTTCTTGTTTTGATTTTCCCGTGCAGCATGATCTGGTCTGCTTTTTCGCACAACAGGAGCGCGGTTGACTTTCGCATTTTGGGGAAGTCTGCGCGAGAGAACAGCAGCAGCCTCCTGAACTTTGCAGTTCGTGACCACACTGACAGCCCGCTTGCGGCGTTCCCACCGGTTCCAGCGGAAATCCCACTGAAGTCGTGAAAAAACAGAATACCGTCACCAGACCGGTCAGAGACTGTCGGCTACAAATCTGTTTCACGGGGGGGAATACGGGTGGGAACATCAATGATGTCACTATAAAAAGGCACTCAGCGGGCGTTCCGGCGGTGCCGAAACCTTCAAAGTTACCTGATTATAAGGATCATCATGACGAAAACGCCACTCAATTCGGCAGAAAATCCAGACCAGACAGCCAAGCTTCCGCCAGGCAATGAGTTCTATTTATTAACATTATTTGGTCAGCTCGAAATCAATCGTGTTGTCGCCTTCGGTGACGTTCGCTTCCAGCGTCGTTTTCTTATTATATTTGTCGGGAACGGTTTCACTCCCCTGATCGCCGAAAGGATCGTTCTCTTCGTCGAGTGTGGAAATTTTGACGGTGTGTTTTCCCAGAACCGCCCCCATTTCATCCCGGATAAAGACCAGTTCGTATTTCCCTTCCTCGTCCGTTTTTGCTGCAGAAGCGCGGCCTGAAGTGGGATAGAACCGCACAAAAGCGTC
The sequence above is a segment of the Gimesia algae genome. Coding sequences within it:
- a CDS encoding carboxypeptidase regulatory-like domain-containing protein — its product is MMTKRCFTLLFCLVLSCMLTACGGTPDDQPKLAPVSGTVTMDDAPLADAFVRFYPTSGRASAAKTDEEGKYELVFIRDEMGAVLGKHTVKISTLDEENDPFGDQGSETVPDKYNKKTTLEANVTEGDNTIDFELTK